A genomic window from Yoonia rosea includes:
- a CDS encoding bifunctional 2-C-methyl-D-erythritol 4-phosphate cytidylyltransferase/2-C-methyl-D-erythritol 2,4-cyclodiphosphate synthase, protein MTVAAIIVAAGRGTRAGGDVPKQWQQIGHRPVAAYAMARFANHPAITQLILVLHPDDVDTALWPRDPAATVVTGGATRAASVQAGLAATGPGIETVLIHDAARPLVTDAVIDRVLDALATHIGAAPAIAVTDTLWHGTDGTVAGVQDRAGLYRAQTPQGFHLAPLRAAHAAGTGQETDDVAVARAAGLDVAIVAGDEANIKITTPEDFDRAAELMRRNPMTSTPDIRCGNGYDVHRFGPGDHVWLCGVQIPHTRSLQGHSDADVGMHAVTDAIYGALGKGDIGQHFPPSDPQWKGAASHIFLEHAVALAASLGFRIGNADCTLVCEFPKIGPHHDAMKAVMSAYMGIESDRISVKATTSEKLGFTGREEGIAAIATVTLIKP, encoded by the coding sequence ATGACAGTAGCGGCAATCATCGTAGCGGCAGGACGCGGCACACGCGCGGGGGGCGACGTGCCTAAACAGTGGCAACAGATCGGTCACCGCCCTGTGGCCGCCTATGCCATGGCGCGTTTCGCAAATCACCCGGCGATCACACAGTTGATCCTTGTGTTGCATCCCGATGACGTCGACACAGCCCTCTGGCCGCGTGACCCCGCGGCCACTGTCGTCACGGGCGGTGCGACCCGTGCTGCATCGGTTCAAGCGGGATTGGCAGCAACAGGTCCCGGGATCGAGACCGTGCTGATACACGACGCGGCCAGACCGCTGGTGACCGACGCTGTGATTGATCGCGTCCTCGATGCCCTTGCCACCCATATTGGTGCTGCCCCTGCGATTGCGGTGACTGATACGCTCTGGCATGGCACGGACGGCACAGTCGCGGGTGTGCAGGACCGCGCGGGCCTCTACCGTGCGCAAACGCCCCAGGGTTTTCACCTTGCCCCGTTGCGGGCCGCACATGCCGCGGGCACCGGGCAGGAAACCGATGATGTGGCCGTTGCCCGCGCGGCAGGGCTGGACGTTGCGATCGTGGCAGGCGATGAAGCGAACATAAAGATCACCACGCCCGAGGATTTCGATCGGGCTGCAGAGCTGATGAGGCGCAACCCAATGACTTCAACCCCCGATATCCGCTGTGGCAACGGCTATGACGTGCACCGCTTTGGCCCCGGCGATCATGTCTGGCTGTGCGGTGTGCAAATCCCCCACACCCGCAGCCTTCAGGGCCATTCCGATGCGGATGTGGGCATGCATGCTGTTACAGACGCGATCTATGGCGCATTGGGCAAAGGTGATATCGGCCAGCACTTCCCGCCCTCGGACCCGCAATGGAAAGGTGCCGCGAGCCATATATTCCTTGAACATGCCGTGGCCCTTGCCGCGTCGCTGGGGTTTCGCATTGGCAATGCAGACTGCACGCTAGTCTGCGAATTCCCCAAGATCGGACCGCATCATGATGCGATGAAGGCTGTGATGTCCGCCTATATGGGCATCGAGAGCGACCGCATCAGCGTCAAAGCGACAACATCAGAAAAACTGGGCTTTACGGGGCGCGAGGAAGGCATTGCTGCTATCGCCACCGTGACGTTGATCAAGCCATGA
- a CDS encoding phosphatidylglycerophosphatase A family protein produces the protein MTHLIATFFYVGHIRPAPGTWGSLAALPAGWAIYTLFGPWGLIAGIVLSYVLGVWATGVETKGKDNHDPSEIVIDEVCGQWIALLPLAFGAARQDVDILLLWPGWVAAFALFRLFDITKWGPIGWADRIHGPTGVMLDDVIAGIFAAIGVAALAALYHIVLI, from the coding sequence ATGACACATCTGATCGCCACCTTCTTTTATGTGGGCCACATCCGCCCTGCCCCCGGCACATGGGGATCACTTGCCGCCCTGCCCGCTGGTTGGGCGATCTATACGCTCTTTGGTCCTTGGGGCCTTATCGCGGGCATCGTGCTGTCCTACGTGCTTGGCGTCTGGGCCACGGGTGTCGAGACCAAAGGCAAGGACAACCACGACCCCTCCGAGATCGTGATCGACGAGGTTTGCGGCCAATGGATTGCCCTTCTGCCGCTGGCCTTCGGCGCGGCACGTCAGGACGTTGATATCCTCCTGCTCTGGCCTGGTTGGGTTGCTGCATTCGCGTTGTTCCGGCTTTTCGACATCACAAAATGGGGCCCGATTGGTTGGGCCGACCGGATCCATGGGCCAACCGGCGTGATGCTGGATGACGTGATTGCAGGCATCTTTGCCGCCATCGGTGTCGCCGCACTTGCCGCGCTTTACCATATCGTTCTGATATGA
- a CDS encoding CinA family protein, translating to MSAQALLDAAKAKGVMLATAESCTGGMVSAAITDIAGSSAVFDRAFITYTNAAKIQMLGVLPATLDAYGAVSEAVAREMAEGALRNSDADIAVAITGIAGPGGSDHKPEGRVCFGLATAASVHTETVEFGAQGRAKVRSAARDHALALLLRAVET from the coding sequence ATGAGTGCGCAGGCGCTTCTGGACGCCGCAAAGGCAAAAGGTGTGATGCTGGCTACGGCTGAAAGCTGCACGGGTGGGATGGTCAGTGCCGCCATCACCGATATTGCAGGCAGCTCGGCGGTGTTTGATCGCGCATTCATCACCTACACAAACGCTGCGAAAATCCAGATGCTGGGGGTGCTGCCTGCCACGCTGGACGCGTACGGTGCGGTGTCCGAAGCGGTCGCACGCGAGATGGCAGAGGGCGCGTTGCGCAACTCTGACGCTGATATCGCGGTGGCGATTACCGGTATCGCGGGACCCGGCGGATCAGACCACAAACCCGAAGGCCGCGTGTGTTTCGGGCTGGCCACGGCCGCCAGTGTGCACACCGAAACGGTCGAGTTTGGTGCGCAGGGGCGCGCCAAGGTGCGCAGCGCTGCGCGCGATCATGCGCTCGCGCTTTTGTTGCGTGCGGTCGAGACCTAG
- a CDS encoding type II toxin-antitoxin system RatA family toxin — MPRHSETKFLPYSAQQMYDLVADVGNYPKFLPWTAAARVRSITDKGDHQEMLADLVISFKVFREKFGSRVLLWPEQMKIDTEYLDGPIRYLESQWSFKDVEGGCEVSFAVDFEFKSRLLQGAAGMFFNEAMQRVVRSFERRAAELYR, encoded by the coding sequence ATGCCCCGTCATTCTGAAACGAAGTTCCTGCCCTATAGTGCGCAGCAGATGTATGACCTTGTCGCCGATGTGGGAAATTACCCGAAATTTCTGCCGTGGACGGCCGCCGCGCGTGTGCGCAGTATCACCGATAAGGGCGACCATCAGGAAATGCTGGCGGATCTGGTGATTTCGTTCAAAGTGTTCCGCGAAAAATTCGGCAGCCGTGTCCTGCTTTGGCCCGAACAGATGAAGATCGACACGGAATACCTTGACGGGCCGATCCGGTATCTGGAAAGCCAGTGGTCTTTCAAGGACGTCGAGGGGGGCTGCGAGGTGTCCTTCGCGGTGGATTTTGAATTCAAAAGCCGCCTTTTGCAGGGTGCCGCCGGCATGTTCTTTAATGAGGCGATGCAGCGGGTCGTGCGGTCGTTCGAGCGGCGCGCGGCAGAGCTTTATCGCTAG
- the hpt gene encoding hypoxanthine phosphoribosyltransferase → MTHPTYVIDEMISAKAIAARIEDLARAIRTEFADTNKLVVVGLLRGSFVFIADLVRELDLPVEVDFLEASSYGDGMESTREVRILKDLRGQIEGRDVLIVEDIVDTGHTLAHVTKFLWSRKPARMKTIALLDKPARREVDLKADWIGFEIPDEFVVGYGIDFAQRNRNLGFIGKVRFVEET, encoded by the coding sequence ATGACGCACCCCACCTATGTGATCGACGAAATGATCAGCGCCAAAGCGATTGCGGCACGGATCGAAGATCTTGCACGCGCGATCAGGACGGAGTTCGCGGATACCAACAAGCTGGTCGTCGTGGGGCTTTTGCGTGGGTCTTTCGTGTTCATCGCCGATCTGGTGCGCGAGCTGGACCTGCCTGTTGAAGTGGATTTTCTTGAGGCCTCGTCTTATGGCGACGGCATGGAAAGCACCCGCGAAGTGCGTATTCTCAAAGACCTGCGCGGGCAGATCGAAGGACGTGATGTGCTGATCGTCGAGGATATCGTCGACACCGGACATACGCTGGCCCATGTGACCAAGTTTCTGTGGTCGCGCAAACCCGCCCGCATGAAGACCATCGCGCTGCTGGATAAACCCGCCCGCCGCGAGGTTGATCTCAAGGCGGACTGGATCGGCTTTGAAATCCCCGATGAATTCGTCGTGGGTTACGGAATCGATTTCGCCCAACGCAACCGCAACTTGGGCTTTATCGGCAAAGTGCGGTTCGTCGAGGAGACATGA
- a CDS encoding c-type cytochrome — protein sequence MSKKLNRVVATAVAFCIAGAAFAAGHLTEDQQRALDARQSHMGLYSFNLGPIGAMAQDRIPYDAAIAATAASNLAALASMDQAAYWVEGTDASIEGSRAKAEIWTDAAGYMAEKEKLAAATAALAAVAGDGLDAMKAAFGPVGQSCGSCHEAYRAPRT from the coding sequence ATGTCAAAAAAACTGAACCGTGTTGTCGCAACTGCTGTTGCTTTCTGTATCGCCGGGGCCGCATTCGCTGCAGGGCACCTGACCGAGGACCAGCAGCGCGCCCTGGATGCGCGACAGTCCCATATGGGTCTCTATTCCTTTAACCTTGGTCCGATTGGCGCAATGGCACAGGACCGCATCCCTTATGATGCCGCAATCGCAGCCACTGCCGCATCAAACCTTGCAGCGCTCGCCAGCATGGATCAGGCCGCCTATTGGGTCGAGGGGACTGACGCGAGCATCGAAGGGTCACGCGCCAAGGCCGAGATCTGGACAGACGCCGCCGGATACATGGCAGAGAAAGAGAAACTTGCCGCAGCAACCGCTGCTCTGGCAGCTGTCGCAGGTGACGGGCTTGATGCCATGAAGGCGGCGTTCGGTCCTGTCGGCCAATCCTGCGGATCTTGCCACGAAGCTTACCGCGCGCCGCGCACCTAA
- a CDS encoding c-type cytochrome: MAKWRIIGVFALLVIGAGWHITKPAPLPSDALDGLTGDPVNGELVFAAAGCASCHTSEDGPPTLLSGGRTFASDFGTFVAPNISSDPEHGVGAWSDLALASAIMRGVGADGEHLYPAFPYTSYHKAELGDIVDLIAYLRTLPPSDEPNAPNDLAFPFNQRIALGPWKFLFVNSDWVLQDAATPELMRGRYLVEALGHCTECHTPRNALGGLDTARWMGGAPHPSDEGRIPNITTAALSWSERDIAEYLKSGFTPDFDSAGGEMAEVVKNTGQLTDDDRAAIAAYLKAIPPVAE, from the coding sequence ATGGCAAAATGGCGGATCATCGGGGTCTTTGCCCTTCTTGTGATCGGTGCCGGCTGGCACATCACCAAACCGGCACCATTGCCGTCTGATGCGCTCGACGGTCTCACCGGTGATCCTGTCAATGGCGAGCTTGTTTTTGCGGCAGCGGGCTGTGCCTCATGTCACACCAGCGAAGACGGCCCGCCAACGCTTTTAAGCGGCGGCCGTACCTTTGCGTCCGATTTCGGGACCTTCGTGGCCCCCAACATCTCATCCGATCCCGAGCATGGCGTGGGTGCGTGGTCCGATCTGGCGCTTGCCAGTGCAATTATGCGCGGGGTGGGTGCAGACGGTGAACATCTCTATCCCGCTTTCCCCTACACCAGCTATCACAAGGCAGAGCTGGGCGATATCGTCGATCTGATCGCCTATCTGCGCACCCTGCCCCCATCCGATGAACCCAATGCGCCCAATGATCTGGCGTTTCCGTTCAACCAGCGGATCGCCTTAGGGCCGTGGAAATTCCTTTTCGTCAACTCTGACTGGGTCTTGCAGGACGCGGCGACACCCGAACTGATGCGCGGGCGCTATCTGGTCGAGGCCTTGGGCCACTGCACCGAATGTCACACACCCCGCAACGCACTGGGCGGCTTGGATACAGCGCGCTGGATGGGCGGTGCCCCGCATCCGTCCGACGAAGGGCGTATCCCGAATATCACAACTGCGGCCCTGTCGTGGTCAGAACGCGATATTGCCGAATACCTGAAGAGCGGCTTCACGCCCGATTTTGACAGTGCAGGCGGCGAAATGGCGGAGGTCGTCAAAAACACCGGCCAGTTGACCGATGACGACCGCGCCGCCATCGCCGCATACCTCAAGGCGATCCCGCCGGTGGCAGAGTGA
- the lipA gene encoding lipoyl synthase, producing the protein MPTRDLKIPAQRHPEKQRRPDAPQPKKPDWIRVKAPTSEGYKKTRDIMRDNKLVTVCEEAGCPNVGECWSQGHATMMIMGEVCTRACTFCNIATGKPPEALDVFEPGRVADAVKKLGLKHVVITSVDRDDVEDGGAEHFAQTIRAVRRQSPETTIEILTPDFIRCDPKVLEVVVAARPDVFNHNLETVPGLYPEVRPGARYFHSLRLLQRVKELDPTMFTKSGIMVGLGEDKQAVTQVMEDMRAADIDFLTIGQYLQPTPKHHRVDRFVTPEEFKTYEKAAYNKGFLMVSATPLTRSSYHAGDDFARLRDARQKKLGLA; encoded by the coding sequence ATGCCCACACGCGATTTGAAAATTCCTGCGCAGCGCCACCCTGAAAAGCAGCGCCGCCCGGATGCACCGCAACCAAAAAAACCGGATTGGATCAGGGTGAAGGCACCGACGTCCGAGGGCTATAAAAAGACGCGTGACATTATGCGCGACAACAAGCTGGTGACGGTCTGCGAAGAAGCGGGCTGTCCCAATGTTGGCGAATGCTGGTCCCAAGGTCACGCCACGATGATGATTATGGGCGAGGTCTGCACACGGGCCTGTACGTTCTGCAATATCGCCACCGGTAAACCGCCCGAGGCGCTGGACGTGTTTGAACCGGGGCGCGTGGCAGATGCGGTCAAAAAGCTGGGGCTGAAGCACGTTGTGATCACCTCGGTGGACCGCGACGATGTCGAAGATGGTGGTGCCGAGCATTTTGCCCAGACAATCCGCGCGGTACGCCGCCAGTCGCCCGAGACAACGATCGAAATTCTGACGCCTGACTTTATCCGCTGCGATCCCAAGGTGTTAGAGGTGGTCGTTGCGGCACGCCCCGATGTGTTTAACCACAATCTTGAAACCGTACCGGGCCTATACCCCGAAGTGCGCCCCGGTGCGCGTTATTTCCATTCCTTGCGTCTTTTACAGCGCGTAAAAGAGCTTGATCCCACCATGTTCACCAAATCCGGCATCATGGTCGGGCTGGGCGAGGACAAACAGGCGGTCACGCAGGTGATGGAAGACATGCGCGCGGCCGACATTGATTTTTTGACCATCGGTCAGTACCTCCAGCCAACGCCGAAGCACCATAGGGTGGATCGGTTCGTGACGCCCGAAGAATTCAAGACCTATGAAAAGGCAGCTTATAACAAGGGCTTCCTGATGGTTTCTGCGACACCGCTCACACGGTCGTCCTATCACGCCGGTGATGATTTCGCGCGTCTGCGTGATGCCCGCCAGAAAAAGCTCGGGCTGGCCTGA
- a CDS encoding DUF6456 domain-containing protein — protein MTAPQGQQKASDLPRWVPDAARHYLVHTETGLSIRALARASDCHPSTVLRQVRRLEGRRDDPLIDSALRSLSAQVSARDILRKGNLKTMKMECLKSDPHQPVGLTQARIDQEAKRILRRLCEQSAVLAVAREMETSVVVRMTPEGEQVRTAIVDREIAQAMALKDWITCPDPDGRIARYFITNTGRAALRRLTAEDENRASGFAERSADPDGDAGWDIASIEGAHRPPSRAYAIESPLVGLARRKDRDGKPFLPRELVAVGERLREDYELVEVGLGGSASWESFVNGEALAEATEGPKGALAAHGRIKDALTELGPGLGDVVLRCCCFLEGLEQTEKKMGWSARSGKIVLRIALQRLKRHYEQTQGRYGPMIG, from the coding sequence ATGACAGCACCACAAGGGCAACAAAAGGCGTCTGATCTTCCACGTTGGGTTCCGGATGCAGCCCGTCACTATCTTGTTCACACAGAAACTGGGCTCTCGATCCGCGCATTGGCGCGGGCCAGTGACTGTCACCCGTCAACGGTTCTGCGACAGGTACGTCGATTAGAAGGCCGCCGCGATGATCCGCTGATAGATTCAGCTTTGCGGTCGCTCTCTGCGCAGGTCTCTGCGCGTGACATTTTGAGAAAGGGGAATTTAAAGACAATGAAAATGGAGTGTTTGAAGAGTGACCCGCATCAGCCGGTTGGCCTGACACAGGCACGGATTGACCAGGAAGCCAAACGCATCTTGCGGCGTTTATGTGAACAAAGTGCCGTGCTTGCGGTGGCCCGCGAGATGGAGACATCGGTGGTGGTGCGCATGACACCCGAAGGCGAACAGGTGCGGACAGCTATTGTCGATCGCGAGATCGCGCAGGCCATGGCCTTGAAGGACTGGATCACGTGCCCCGATCCGGACGGACGGATTGCGCGGTATTTCATCACCAACACAGGCCGCGCCGCCCTGCGCCGCCTGACCGCCGAGGATGAAAACCGCGCCAGCGGCTTTGCCGAACGCAGCGCCGATCCTGACGGTGACGCGGGCTGGGACATTGCCAGTATCGAGGGCGCCCACCGCCCGCCATCACGCGCCTATGCGATCGAGAGCCCGCTTGTGGGTCTCGCGCGCCGCAAAGACCGCGACGGCAAACCGTTTCTGCCGCGCGAGCTGGTCGCGGTGGGTGAGCGGCTGCGCGAAGACTATGAGTTGGTCGAAGTGGGTCTTGGCGGCAGTGCAAGCTGGGAAAGCTTTGTGAACGGAGAAGCGCTTGCCGAAGCGACCGAGGGCCCAAAAGGGGCGCTGGCCGCCCATGGCCGGATCAAGGATGCCTTGACGGAACTGGGGCCCGGACTGGGGGATGTGGTTTTGCGGTGTTGTTGTTTTCTGGAAGGTCTGGAGCAGACCGAGAAAAAGATGGGGTGGTCGGCGCGCTCCGGCAAGATCGTCTTGCGGATCGCCTTGCAACGGCTCAAACGGCATTACGAACAAACCCAAGGGCGCTATGGGCCGATGATCGGGTAA
- a CDS encoding DUF6477 family protein, which yields MLDLHTRIAALKRPALLARAARFGVDDYRRDVHLRRILGRDSLPRSGPALMQLLDVEAEIDAQRKDHAASYRPARHVEVLIAILGEAHLLRATALHSVT from the coding sequence ATGCTTGATCTTCACACACGAATTGCCGCGCTCAAACGCCCCGCGCTCTTGGCGCGCGCGGCCCGCTTTGGGGTGGATGACTACCGCCGCGATGTGCACCTGCGCCGGATTCTCGGGCGGGACAGCCTGCCCCGCTCAGGCCCCGCGCTGATGCAATTACTGGATGTCGAGGCGGAAATAGACGCGCAGCGCAAAGACCACGCCGCAAGCTATCGGCCCGCGCGCCATGTGGAAGTGCTGATCGCGATTCTGGGCGAGGCGCATCTGTTGCGCGCCACCGCCCTTCACTCAGTTACGTGA
- a CDS encoding trimethylamine methyltransferase family protein, with protein MSDAPATAGRRARGGGGAARRAERTAVSIETAKYIQRNIPNYEVLSEEALDVIEANAETVLAEIGINFVDNPEGLARWKAAGAQVDGERVRIPRGLARKLCATAPSEYTQHARNPARNVVVGGKNLVLAPVYGPPFVRDVDGGRRYATMADFEKFVKLGYMSKWLHHSGGTVCEPTDVPVNKRHLDMLLAHMIYSDKPFMGSVTEPSRAQDSIEMCEILFGKEFVQENTVMTSLININSPLTFDSIMMGALEVFAANNQASIISPFIVGGAMAPVSVAGTLTQVLAEVMAGVAYSQIIRPGSPVIMGTFVTSIDMNSGAPTFGTPEASHITYGAGQLARRLGLPYRSAGAFCGSKLPDAQAAYESANSLNMGLLSGVNFMLHSCGWLEGGLVASFEKFVMDADQLGALHHFARGVDMSENGQAMGAIAEVGPGGHYLGCEHTQANFKSAFWRSDLFDYKPFETWDEEGARDTQILAKARVAKMLDTYQQPSLDPEIEARLRAYVAEKKASMPDAFT; from the coding sequence ATGTCGGACGCACCAGCAACAGCAGGCAGACGCGCACGGGGCGGAGGCGGGGCTGCCCGTCGCGCCGAGCGGACGGCTGTGAGCATTGAGACAGCGAAGTATATCCAACGCAACATCCCCAATTACGAGGTTCTGAGCGAAGAGGCGCTGGACGTAATCGAAGCCAACGCCGAAACCGTTCTGGCAGAAATCGGCATAAATTTCGTGGACAACCCCGAGGGTCTGGCGCGCTGGAAAGCAGCTGGTGCCCAAGTCGACGGTGAGCGTGTCCGCATTCCGCGTGGTCTGGCCCGCAAGCTTTGCGCGACGGCCCCGTCGGAATACACCCAGCACGCCCGCAACCCCGCACGTAATGTTGTGGTTGGCGGCAAGAACCTTGTGCTGGCACCGGTTTATGGTCCGCCATTCGTGCGCGATGTCGATGGCGGACGCCGCTATGCGACGATGGCGGATTTCGAAAAATTCGTAAAGCTGGGCTATATGTCGAAATGGTTGCACCATTCCGGCGGGACGGTCTGTGAGCCGACCGATGTGCCGGTCAACAAGCGCCACCTCGATATGTTGCTCGCGCATATGATCTATAGTGACAAACCTTTCATGGGGTCGGTGACCGAACCCAGCCGCGCGCAAGACAGTATCGAAATGTGCGAGATTCTTTTCGGCAAGGAGTTTGTCCAAGAAAACACGGTGATGACGTCGCTGATCAACATCAACTCGCCGTTGACCTTCGACAGCATCATGATGGGCGCGCTCGAGGTGTTCGCCGCCAACAACCAGGCCTCAATCATCAGCCCCTTCATCGTTGGCGGCGCGATGGCGCCTGTGTCGGTGGCCGGTACGCTGACGCAGGTCTTGGCCGAAGTGATGGCAGGCGTGGCCTATAGCCAGATCATTCGTCCCGGATCGCCGGTGATCATGGGGACATTCGTGACCTCGATCGACATGAACTCGGGCGCGCCCACTTTCGGCACACCCGAGGCCAGCCATATCACCTATGGTGCAGGGCAGTTGGCGCGGCGTCTGGGCCTGCCTTACCGTTCTGCAGGTGCGTTCTGCGGATCGAAGCTGCCTGATGCGCAGGCCGCCTATGAGAGCGCCAACAGCCTGAACATGGGCCTTTTGTCGGGTGTGAATTTCATGCTGCACAGCTGTGGCTGGCTCGAAGGCGGGCTTGTGGCATCTTTCGAGAAATTCGTCATGGATGCCGATCAACTGGGTGCCTTGCACCATTTTGCCCGTGGCGTGGACATGTCCGAAAACGGGCAAGCCATGGGCGCGATTGCCGAGGTGGGGCCGGGCGGGCATTATCTTGGCTGCGAGCACACGCAGGCCAATTTCAAATCGGCCTTCTGGCGCTCGGACCTGTTTGATTACAAACCGTTCGAGACCTGGGACGAAGAGGGCGCGCGCGATACACAAATCCTGGCCAAGGCGCGGGTTGCCAAGATGTTGGACACCTATCAGCAGCCCTCCCTTGATCCCGAGATCGAAGCGCGCCTGCGGGCCTATGTGGCCGAAAAGAAGGCCAGCATGCCGGATGCATTCACGTAA
- a CDS encoding endonuclease/exonuclease/phosphatase family protein has protein sequence MQIFEHTLARVAVWNLAGFGGIDQARMKRQAEGLALLDAELVTLVEVNPVSYITDLAAEIGTYGLHYDTTILPQPGGLHIGFLHKKGVEVKNPRLVPGSEGAYANGRRAIAVDVKMGKFSAHLLGVHLKSGRDRPEQQLRDTQCVAIGDYLTALRNTPGYKRKTLLLMGDFNMIPGQDVSNFHHLGGDDLMDFVSSWDLQDRFSHILDKGRANLLDGFAVSRTYATDYVRGSLRLFPMHWTMDMGRERFKDDVSDHLPFVASFRVY, from the coding sequence ATGCAGATATTCGAGCACACATTGGCGCGTGTTGCCGTCTGGAACCTTGCGGGCTTTGGCGGCATTGATCAGGCCCGCATGAAACGGCAGGCCGAGGGGCTGGCTTTGCTGGATGCCGAGCTTGTGACCTTGGTGGAGGTCAATCCTGTCAGCTATATCACTGACCTCGCCGCCGAGATTGGCACCTACGGTTTGCACTACGATACCACGATCCTGCCGCAGCCGGGGGGGCTGCATATCGGCTTTCTTCACAAAAAAGGGGTTGAGGTCAAAAATCCCCGACTGGTGCCCGGATCGGAGGGGGCCTACGCCAATGGCCGCCGCGCAATCGCGGTTGACGTGAAGATGGGTAAATTTTCGGCGCATCTGCTTGGCGTGCATCTGAAATCCGGCCGCGACAGGCCGGAACAACAGCTGCGCGACACGCAATGTGTGGCGATTGGCGATTACCTGACGGCCCTGCGCAATACCCCGGGTTATAAGCGTAAAACCTTATTACTGATGGGTGATTTCAACATGATCCCCGGTCAGGATGTGAGCAACTTCCACCATTTGGGCGGTGACGACCTGATGGACTTCGTCTCAAGCTGGGATCTGCAGGACAGGTTCAGCCATATTCTGGATAAGGGCCGTGCGAACCTTCTGGATGGGTTTGCCGTGTCGCGCACCTATGCGACGGACTATGTGCGTGGGTCTTTGCGTTTGTTTCCAATGCATTGGACCATGGATATGGGGCGCGAACGGTTCAAGGACGACGTGTCGGATCACTTGCCCTTTGTCGCCAGTTTTCGGGTCTACTGA